Proteins encoded by one window of Enterococcus saccharolyticus subsp. saccharolyticus:
- the tkt gene encoding transketolase has product MFDKIDQLGVDTLRTLSIDAVQKANSGHPGLPMGAAPMAYALWTKYLKVNPKTSRNWVDRDRFVLSAGHGSALLYSLLHCAGYDVTTDDLKNFRQWESRTPGHPEVGHTDGVEATTGPLGQGIAMAVGMAMAEAHLSATYNRENFNVVDHYTYSLCGDGDLMEGVSQEAASMAGHLKLGKLIVLYDSNDISLDGPTSKAFTENVGQRFEAYGWQHILVTEGTDLVAISKAIEEAQAETDKPTLIEVKTVIGFGAPNAGTSSVHGAPLGAEGIQAAKKAYGWDYPEFAVPEEVATRFKETMVDKGAQAEEAWNALFAEYETAYPELASQFKQAFAGELPENWEAELPTYEVGSSQASRVSSKEMIQALSKAVPSLWGGSADLSASNNTMVAAEKDFEPGQYEGRNIWFGVREFAMAAAMNGIQLHGGTRVYGGTFFVFVDYLRPAVRLSAIQNIPVTYVLTHDSVAVGEDGPTHEPVEQLSSLRSMPNVQVIRPADGNETRAAWKLALTTQNKPTVLVLSRQNLPVIEGTKEHADENVAKGGYVISAQKGDKPEGILIATGSEVNLAVEAQKALAEEGIDVSVVSLPSFDLFEAQSPEYKASVLVPGVKKRVAIEAGSSFGWAKYVKCHGKTITIDHFGASAPGDKVLAEFGFTVENVVNTFKSI; this is encoded by the coding sequence TTGTTTGATAAAATTGATCAACTTGGTGTAGATACCTTACGTACATTAAGTATTGATGCTGTACAAAAAGCGAATTCTGGACATCCAGGATTACCGATGGGTGCTGCTCCAATGGCCTATGCATTATGGACGAAATATTTGAAAGTGAATCCAAAAACTTCTCGTAATTGGGTCGATCGTGACCGTTTTGTACTTTCTGCAGGACATGGTTCGGCGTTATTATATAGCTTATTGCATTGTGCAGGATACGATGTCACAACGGACGACTTGAAAAACTTCCGTCAATGGGAAAGCCGTACACCAGGGCATCCAGAAGTGGGGCATACAGATGGTGTCGAAGCAACAACTGGACCGTTAGGACAAGGGATTGCGATGGCTGTAGGGATGGCAATGGCTGAAGCACACCTTTCTGCGACATATAACCGTGAGAACTTTAATGTTGTAGACCACTACACATATAGTTTATGTGGTGATGGCGATTTAATGGAAGGTGTTTCTCAAGAAGCAGCTTCAATGGCCGGTCATTTGAAATTAGGAAAATTAATTGTTTTATATGATTCAAATGATATTTCTTTAGATGGTCCAACTTCAAAAGCTTTCACAGAAAACGTTGGTCAACGTTTTGAAGCATATGGTTGGCAACATATCCTTGTAACAGAAGGAACCGATTTAGTAGCTATTTCAAAAGCAATTGAAGAAGCACAAGCTGAAACAGACAAACCAACATTGATTGAAGTGAAAACAGTGATTGGTTTCGGTGCACCAAATGCGGGTACCTCTTCTGTACATGGCGCGCCATTAGGAGCAGAAGGCATTCAAGCAGCGAAAAAAGCGTACGGATGGGACTATCCTGAATTCGCTGTTCCTGAAGAAGTGGCTACACGCTTTAAAGAAACAATGGTCGATAAAGGTGCGCAAGCAGAGGAAGCTTGGAATGCTTTATTTGCAGAATATGAAACAGCTTATCCAGAATTAGCCAGCCAATTTAAACAAGCGTTTGCTGGCGAACTTCCAGAAAACTGGGAGGCAGAATTACCAACGTATGAAGTGGGTTCAAGTCAAGCAAGCCGTGTATCAAGTAAAGAAATGATTCAAGCGTTATCTAAAGCTGTTCCTAGTCTATGGGGTGGGTCAGCCGATTTATCAGCTTCAAACAACACAATGGTTGCAGCGGAAAAAGATTTCGAACCAGGACAATACGAAGGACGAAATATTTGGTTCGGTGTTCGTGAATTTGCAATGGCAGCAGCGATGAACGGGATTCAATTACATGGTGGAACACGTGTCTATGGTGGAACCTTCTTCGTTTTCGTAGATTACCTACGTCCAGCAGTCCGTTTATCTGCTATTCAAAACATTCCAGTGACGTATGTCTTAACACATGATTCAGTAGCGGTTGGTGAAGATGGTCCAACGCATGAACCTGTGGAACAATTATCAAGCTTACGCAGCATGCCAAATGTCCAAGTGATTCGTCCAGCAGATGGAAATGAAACACGTGCGGCTTGGAAATTAGCGTTAACGACACAAAACAAACCAACTGTTTTGGTATTAAGCCGTCAAAACTTACCAGTGATTGAAGGTACCAAAGAACATGCGGATGAAAATGTTGCCAAAGGCGGATATGTGATTTCGGCTCAAAAAGGGGACAAACCGGAAGGAATCTTAATTGCAACAGGTTCAGAAGTGAACTTGGCTGTTGAAGCACAAAAAGCATTGGCTGAAGAAGGTATTGACGTATCTGTTGTTTCTTTACCAAGCTTTGATTTATTTGAAGCACAATCACCTGAATACAAAGCATCTGTCTTAGTTCCTGGTGTGAAAAAACGCGTGGCAATTGAAGCAGGTTCTTCATTTGGTTGGGCAAAATATGTGAAATGTCATGGTAAGACAATTACGATTGATCATTTTGGTGCATCTGCTCCTGGTGACAAAGTCTTAGCTGAATTTGGTTTCACTGTTGAAAATGTTGTAAATACATTCAAATCTATTTAA
- a CDS encoding DUF896 family protein, which yields MLSKEKIERINELARKKKAEGLTEDEQNEQQALRQEYIKAFRGGMKHHIEGMKVVDPEGNDVTPEKLKQIQKAKGLHNRK from the coding sequence ATGTTATCCAAAGAAAAAATCGAGCGAATTAATGAGTTAGCCAGAAAGAAAAAAGCAGAAGGTCTAACAGAAGACGAACAAAACGAACAACAGGCTTTAAGACAAGAATATATTAAGGCCTTTCGTGGTGGGATGAAGCATCATATTGAAGGGATGAAAGTGGTTGATCCAGAAGGTAATGATGTGACTCCTGAGAAATTAAAACAAATTCAAAAAGCTAAAGGATTACACAATAGAAAGTAA
- the lexA gene encoding transcriptional repressor LexA, producing MAKRTENRQLEVLKFIHTRVSEKGYPPTVREIGEAVQLSSTSTVHGHLSRLEKKGLILRDPTKPRAIELTPLGLETIGAQQQQIPLLGVVTAGEPILAVEDASDFFPIPPNLMEDNGQLFMLTIRGESMINAGILDGDQVIVRKQDIAGNGDIVIAMTDEDEATCKRFYKEKTHIRLQPENDYMDPIILPSVKILGLVVGLYRHF from the coding sequence TTGGCAAAACGTACAGAAAACCGACAACTTGAAGTGTTAAAATTTATTCATACTCGTGTCAGTGAAAAAGGATACCCTCCTACCGTGAGAGAGATTGGCGAAGCTGTTCAACTTTCCTCTACCTCAACTGTTCATGGACATCTATCACGTTTAGAGAAAAAAGGCTTAATTTTAAGAGACCCTACAAAACCACGTGCAATAGAATTAACTCCACTTGGATTAGAAACAATTGGTGCACAACAGCAACAAATTCCTTTATTAGGGGTGGTGACCGCTGGAGAGCCCATCTTAGCAGTTGAAGATGCTTCTGATTTCTTCCCAATCCCACCAAATTTAATGGAAGACAATGGGCAATTATTCATGTTAACCATACGTGGTGAAAGCATGATAAATGCTGGTATCTTAGATGGTGACCAAGTGATTGTCAGAAAACAAGACATCGCTGGCAATGGCGATATCGTTATTGCGATGACCGATGAAGATGAAGCAACATGCAAAAGATTTTATAAAGAAAAAACACATATTCGTTTACAACCAGAAAATGATTATATGGACCCCATTATTTTACCAAGTGTTAAAATCTTAGGGTTAGTTGTTGGTTTGTATCGTCATTTTTAA
- the hemH gene encoding ferrochelatase, whose amino-acid sequence MQKQAVLLMSYGTPNNTEEIWEYYTHIRHGKEPSQELYDELAGRYEEIGGVSPLAQITEAQRLAVEEKLNEIGEVEYRVFTGLRHIQPFIEDTVKEIVNQGFTVIHGMVLAPHDSSFIKQYHDRVEKELTAYPEISYTAHRHFWQQDGFQVFWSDQIQAALDTEKKQKFLFTAHSLPERLLLNGDPYVDEITNAAKAIAGRVHGVLDFGHAWQSAGRTADKWIGPRVEDVTEELLKEGYEEIIYLPFGFVADNLETLYDNDIECKELVEELGGIYGRLNMPNTHPDFISGLVAEILSN is encoded by the coding sequence ATGCAAAAGCAAGCAGTTTTACTAATGAGTTACGGAACACCAAATAATACAGAAGAAATTTGGGAGTATTATACCCATATTCGTCATGGAAAAGAACCTTCACAAGAACTTTACGATGAATTAGCTGGACGTTACGAAGAAATTGGGGGTGTTTCTCCATTAGCTCAAATTACTGAAGCACAACGTCTTGCTGTTGAAGAAAAATTGAACGAAATAGGTGAGGTAGAGTATCGCGTATTTACTGGATTACGTCATATTCAGCCATTTATTGAAGATACAGTCAAAGAAATTGTGAACCAAGGATTTACAGTGATTCATGGAATGGTACTAGCACCACATGACTCTAGTTTTATCAAGCAATATCATGATCGCGTAGAAAAAGAATTGACGGCGTATCCAGAAATTTCATACACTGCACATCGTCATTTTTGGCAACAAGATGGTTTTCAAGTTTTTTGGTCAGATCAAATTCAAGCGGCACTAGATACAGAGAAAAAACAAAAATTCTTGTTTACCGCGCATAGTTTACCAGAACGTTTGTTGTTAAATGGCGATCCTTATGTCGATGAAATTACGAATGCAGCAAAAGCCATTGCTGGCCGTGTTCATGGTGTATTAGACTTTGGGCATGCGTGGCAAAGTGCAGGACGGACTGCGGATAAATGGATTGGACCTCGAGTAGAAGATGTAACCGAAGAATTATTGAAAGAGGGCTATGAAGAAATTATTTATCTACCATTTGGTTTTGTTGCCGATAATTTAGAAACGCTATATGACAATGACATCGAATGTAAAGAATTAGTTGAAGAATTAGGCGGTATATATGGCCGTTTAAATATGCCCAATACGCATCCTGATTTTATCAGTGGTTTGGTCGCAGAAATTCTTTCAAACTAA
- a CDS encoding MFS transporter codes for MELRATKSEKWFAPLLVISLFITQLDSGIISTNLSSMARGLMLTPAEKSWIVSIYTLGLLFATPVMGSMIDRFGYRMVFLTELAFYFVGVLGIALSQTFPMLLVFRALQAFGSSSLLTLTLSLVFANTERKIGGRVGNIGALIALSTIFAPIISVISLAKTHDWRNIYFVMACLIAIIFLLAFFIVPKVTNSEAKSFDIKGNSLFVLALVAFNLLLTRGFSRGHIVELVVYAAILIISATLFMKVEAAREKDQLAVLFSRNLWQVPAYRTSLIGGITTGLVMSLFAFLPSFIEMTFHLDARKAGSLMTVMAVGTFLGSKIAGIWTDRKGASHSTIGTMGLVFISLVVMYFSVTSFKVFLFALLFFGIAIGSLMTVPLQVLVVEASPRDRNASLSLLSVCKKLGMTIGITLIGVLAHATGSLGFSQMLLGLMVVTLIFIFYMRKKA; via the coding sequence ATGGAGTTACGTGCCACAAAGTCAGAAAAATGGTTTGCACCATTATTAGTGATTAGTTTATTTATTACACAATTAGATTCGGGAATTATTAGTACAAACTTATCTTCAATGGCTAGAGGATTAATGTTAACACCAGCTGAAAAAAGTTGGATTGTGTCTATTTATACATTAGGATTATTATTTGCCACACCTGTGATGGGTAGTATGATTGATCGTTTTGGTTATCGCATGGTCTTTTTAACAGAGTTGGCTTTTTATTTTGTCGGTGTGTTAGGAATCGCTTTAAGTCAAACATTTCCAATGCTATTAGTTTTTCGTGCCTTACAAGCATTCGGTAGTAGTTCATTATTAACATTGACACTTTCATTGGTTTTTGCTAACACAGAAAGAAAAATTGGTGGCAGAGTGGGAAATATTGGTGCTTTGATTGCTTTATCAACAATTTTCGCACCGATTATCAGTGTTATTAGCTTGGCTAAAACACACGATTGGCGCAATATTTATTTCGTTATGGCATGTTTAATTGCGATTATTTTCTTACTTGCATTCTTTATTGTGCCAAAAGTAACAAACTCAGAGGCGAAATCCTTTGATATCAAAGGAAATAGTTTATTTGTTTTAGCACTAGTAGCCTTTAATTTATTATTGACTAGAGGGTTTTCTCGTGGACATATTGTAGAATTAGTCGTATATGCAGCGATTCTTATCATTTCAGCTACATTATTTATGAAAGTTGAAGCAGCAAGAGAAAAGGACCAATTAGCTGTATTATTTTCACGAAATTTATGGCAAGTTCCTGCGTATCGTACAAGTTTAATTGGAGGAATCACTACAGGATTAGTCATGTCTTTATTTGCCTTTTTACCATCTTTTATTGAAATGACATTCCATTTAGATGCTAGAAAAGCGGGTTCGTTAATGACTGTTATGGCAGTTGGTACCTTTCTTGGTTCTAAGATTGCTGGTATTTGGACAGATAGAAAAGGAGCAAGCCATTCCACTATCGGAACGATGGGGCTCGTTTTTATCAGCTTGGTTGTGATGTATTTTTCAGTTACATCGTTTAAAGTTTTCTTATTTGCGTTATTATTCTTTGGGATTGCAATTGGTTCATTAATGACAGTTCCTTTACAAGTGCTTGTTGTTGAAGCTTCACCTAGAGATCGCAATGCTTCGTTGAGCTTATTGTCTGTCTGTAAAAAATTAGGAATGACAATTGGTATTACCTTAATTGGTGTTTTAGCACATGCGACAGGCTCACTAGGATTTTCACAAATGTTACTTGGTTTAATGGTTGTTACACTGATTTTTATTTTTTATATGAGAAAGAAGGCATAA
- the hemQ gene encoding hydrogen peroxide-dependent heme synthase — MITEKVETLDGWYCLHLVFRMDWAAWQKESAETKQAMFNELSELLTDWQEVEKSQKGSHYLWNITGHKGDFGFMLLRPELKELNIAENVWHTLAIYQYLTPVHSYVSVIELGTYSGMPKTETAWARTNKNLYPELPKEDYICFYPMNKVRSGEVNWYTLSYEKRRELMKEHGLIGRKYAGEIRQFITGSIGFDDHEWGVTLFAEDPLEFKKIIYEMRFSEASSVYSDFPYFMVGTSLNTTQQLQTYLGLL; from the coding sequence ATGATTACAGAAAAGGTGGAAACCTTAGATGGCTGGTATTGTTTGCATCTCGTTTTTCGAATGGATTGGGCTGCATGGCAAAAAGAATCTGCAGAAACCAAACAAGCAATGTTCAATGAATTGTCTGAGTTATTGACAGATTGGCAAGAAGTAGAAAAATCACAAAAAGGTAGCCACTATTTGTGGAATATCACGGGTCATAAAGGTGATTTTGGCTTTATGCTTTTGCGCCCAGAACTAAAAGAGTTAAATATTGCAGAGAACGTATGGCATACTTTAGCAATCTATCAATACCTAACTCCGGTTCATAGTTATGTTTCGGTTATTGAGCTAGGTACCTACAGTGGGATGCCGAAAACAGAAACGGCTTGGGCAAGAACAAATAAAAATCTTTATCCAGAGTTACCAAAAGAGGACTACATTTGTTTTTATCCAATGAATAAAGTGCGCTCAGGTGAGGTGAATTGGTATACATTATCTTATGAAAAAAGACGGGAATTAATGAAAGAACATGGATTAATTGGTCGGAAATATGCAGGGGAAATTCGTCAATTTATTACAGGATCAATCGGTTTTGATGATCATGAATGGGGCGTAACATTGTTTGCAGAAGATCCATTAGAATTCAAAAAAATTATTTATGAAATGCGTTTTTCAGAAGCAAGTAGTGTCTATTCTGATTTTCCATATTTTATGGTCGGCACGTCATTAAACACAACACAACAATTACAAACATATTTAGGATTGCTTTAG
- a CDS encoding FecCD family ABC transporter permease, translated as MLVLLVSFALTHGKLALSWSEIWEIVNGGGTSAKRLLLFNFRLPRIVLAILAGALLTAVIIFVFAYKKRVGIIPVRLVLTGVVVSTGISALTLLLITKIDSENYRFVTMWHAGSIWGSNWFFVLALLPWMLVLIPWLLFKHRELDILQFGGAAAISLGVNIQRERIKLIIAAVALTGAAVSVTGGIGFLGLITPHITRRLGFKKHWQLLPVAAAIGSVLLLISDTIGRLSPGSGEIPAGTVVAIIGAPYFLYLLLKESTR; from the coding sequence GTGCTTGTTCTACTGGTATCCTTTGCTTTGACTCATGGAAAATTAGCTTTAAGCTGGAGTGAAATTTGGGAAATCGTGAATGGTGGGGGAACTTCTGCGAAACGTTTACTTTTATTTAATTTTCGACTACCACGAATTGTTTTAGCCATTTTAGCAGGAGCATTATTGACTGCGGTCATTATTTTTGTTTTTGCTTACAAAAAAAGAGTGGGCATTATTCCTGTGCGTTTAGTGTTAACAGGGGTCGTGGTTAGCACAGGGATTTCGGCGTTAACCTTGCTATTGATTACCAAAATTGATAGTGAAAATTATCGATTTGTGACGATGTGGCACGCTGGGAGCATTTGGGGCAGTAATTGGTTTTTTGTTTTGGCTTTGTTACCGTGGATGCTTGTTTTGATTCCGTGGTTATTGTTTAAACATCGCGAATTGGATATCTTACAATTTGGCGGTGCCGCAGCAATTTCTTTAGGTGTGAACATTCAAAGAGAACGGATAAAATTAATTATTGCAGCAGTCGCTTTAACTGGTGCGGCGGTATCTGTGACAGGAGGCATTGGTTTTCTAGGGTTAATTACTCCCCATATTACGCGTCGATTGGGTTTTAAAAAACATTGGCAACTTTTACCAGTGGCTGCAGCAATAGGTAGTGTCTTGTTATTAATTAGTGATACAATAGGGCGCTTATCACCAGGAAGCGGCGAGATTCCTGCAGGGACGGTTGTGGCAATCATTGGCGCACCATACTTTTTATACTTACTGTTAAAAGAATCAACGAGATAG
- a CDS encoding FecCD family ABC transporter permease: MLACFIGAAISSLFIAGSQAIALQFHLSQDITFWSIGGISTISWSQLRLIVPFFAVALIAAIINSPAITILRFGDDTAISLGKKPQQTRMIAAIIVLVLSGLSVAVVGSISFVGLIVPHLLRHFVGENYRYLIPLTGLGGALLVVWADLVALSINPPFETPFGIITALIGIPFFIYLSRKGGLRL; the protein is encoded by the coding sequence TTGTTGGCATGTTTTATTGGAGCAGCTATTAGCTCGTTGTTTATTGCTGGGAGCCAAGCAATAGCTTTACAGTTTCATCTTAGTCAAGACATTACATTTTGGTCAATTGGTGGAATTAGTACGATTTCTTGGAGTCAATTGCGTTTGATTGTGCCGTTTTTTGCTGTCGCTTTAATAGCAGCAATCATCAATAGTCCAGCGATTACGATTTTACGATTTGGCGATGACACGGCAATTAGTCTAGGAAAGAAACCGCAACAAACACGTATGATTGCTGCAATTATTGTGCTAGTGTTATCCGGTTTATCTGTAGCAGTAGTTGGTTCGATAAGTTTTGTCGGATTGATTGTCCCTCATTTATTACGCCATTTTGTTGGAGAAAATTACCGCTATTTAATTCCTTTGACTGGATTAGGCGGTGCGTTGTTAGTCGTTTGGGCAGATCTAGTCGCTCTTTCGATTAATCCACCATTTGAGACACCTTTTGGAATTATTACGGCATTAATTGGTATTCCATTTTTTATTTATCTTTCAAGAAAAGGTGGGCTACGTTTATGA
- a CDS encoding ATP-binding cassette domain-containing protein yields the protein MPLLIVIPMGVWLYSMEEISLSLFVLFIMLTIGIGNTLIKAFRSNGQMSFRLAGVTRKITAMLDEAELVQLLYTLQPQGATIAFQQVSFAYNEEREVLKNITFEVKEGTLTALVGESGAGKTTIARLVP from the coding sequence ATGCCATTATTAATAGTGATTCCAATGGGCGTTTGGTTGTATAGTATGGAAGAAATTTCATTATCGTTATTTGTTTTATTTATCATGTTGACGATTGGTATTGGCAATACATTAATTAAAGCATTTCGTTCCAATGGCCAAATGTCGTTTCGTTTAGCAGGTGTGACGCGCAAAATTACGGCAATGCTAGATGAAGCAGAGTTAGTTCAACTGCTCTATACATTACAACCGCAAGGCGCAACAATTGCATTTCAACAGGTTTCTTTTGCTTACAACGAAGAACGAGAGGTATTGAAAAATATCACATTTGAAGTAAAAGAAGGCACTTTAACTGCACTAGTGGGCGAATCTGGTGCAGGGAAAACAACCATTGCGCGTTTGGTTCCGTAA
- a CDS encoding ABC transporter transmembrane domain-containing protein, which produces MFIYSSMVMSVLAALFGLVPYGIVYLFSIEILERPTDNPNIFILYAGIAFLAIVLKGICYKLSSDFAHQAAFDILYDIRIALAEQLTKLPLGYFDTHDTGKIKVSMNEDVEQLEEGIAHLIPDITTGFSIPILTFLAMFLLDWRMAIAALLIIPLLGLFYTNVMKKMKPLVPRQIEVGGLIPIAVLRYIYGMKVIRVFSQSEKAFEEYATIVQKAADLSVEIEKETLEGKTIL; this is translated from the coding sequence TTGTTTATTTACAGTTCGATGGTGATGTCTGTCTTAGCAGCACTTTTTGGCTTAGTGCCATACGGTATTGTTTATTTATTTAGTATCGAAATTTTAGAGCGACCGACAGATAATCCAAATATTTTTATTTTATATGCGGGGATTGCATTTTTGGCGATTGTGTTAAAAGGAATTTGTTATAAATTATCAAGTGATTTTGCACATCAAGCAGCGTTTGATATCTTATACGATATTCGCATTGCCCTAGCCGAACAATTAACAAAACTACCTTTAGGTTATTTTGATACACATGATACTGGGAAAATTAAAGTATCAATGAACGAAGATGTCGAGCAATTAGAAGAAGGAATTGCCCATCTAATTCCTGATATTACTACCGGATTTTCAATTCCAATCTTGACATTTTTAGCAATGTTTCTATTAGACTGGCGCATGGCGATTGCGGCTTTATTAATCATTCCATTATTAGGTTTATTTTATACGAATGTTATGAAAAAGATGAAGCCATTAGTTCCAAGACAAATAGAAGTCGGTGGTTTAATTCCAATCGCTGTTTTGCGTTACATTTATGGTATGAAAGTTATACGTGTTTTTTCGCAATCGGAAAAAGCTTTTGAAGAATATGCTACGATCGTTCAAAAAGCCGCAGATTTAAGTGTGGAGATTGAAAAAGAGACGCTTGAAGGAAAAACAATTTTGTAG
- a CDS encoding L-threonylcarbamoyladenylate synthase, producing MSQDKYISWTGAPTQEAVDLLKSGGKVVVCPTKVGYIITVADKEGLERKFSAKNRKRNKPGVVLCGSLEQLFELADMNEEMAAVYKKCWEEDVLFGAILPWKESGKQYIPNDGSDELMTDTRGTSCFVLKFGTPGEQIAQSLWADDKTLLFASSANPSGKGNRGLVEGIGEQIENEADLIIEGNDYVASIQPDKTIETRYEQGVMVSFVDKEGNLVPEQGTERSISPAPVVIRKGLDIDKIMMYLADQFNSWDYRHGEYY from the coding sequence ATGAGTCAAGATAAATACATTTCATGGACAGGTGCCCCTACGCAAGAGGCCGTTGATTTACTAAAAAGCGGAGGCAAAGTTGTGGTTTGTCCAACAAAAGTTGGTTACATCATCACTGTAGCGGATAAAGAAGGATTAGAAAGAAAATTCTCTGCAAAAAATCGTAAAAGAAATAAACCTGGAGTCGTATTATGTGGCTCACTTGAACAACTTTTTGAACTAGCAGATATGAATGAAGAAATGGCTGCAGTTTACAAAAAATGTTGGGAAGAAGATGTCTTATTTGGTGCCATTCTTCCTTGGAAAGAATCTGGAAAACAATACATTCCTAACGACGGATCAGATGAATTGATGACAGATACGCGTGGAACAAGTTGTTTTGTATTAAAATTCGGTACACCTGGTGAACAAATTGCACAATCACTTTGGGCAGATGACAAAACACTATTATTCGCAAGCTCTGCAAACCCTTCTGGTAAAGGAAATCGCGGACTTGTTGAAGGTATTGGTGAACAAATTGAAAACGAAGCAGATTTAATTATTGAAGGTAACGATTATGTTGCTTCTATTCAGCCAGACAAAACAATTGAAACACGTTACGAACAAGGCGTTATGGTTTCATTTGTTGATAAAGAAGGAAATTTAGTACCAGAACAAGGAACAGAGCGTTCAATCTCTCCTGCGCCAGTCGTTATTCGTAAAGGTCTTGATATTGATAAAATTATGATGTATTTAGCAGACCAATTCAATTCTTGGGATTACCGTCACGGAGAATACTATTAA
- a CDS encoding Rrf2 family transcriptional regulator yields MKYSKATDYALHTMVLLGEKHQEPPISVVELTESQNISPTYLSKILTKLSKEGLVKATSGTNGGYSIRNDWEMISFLDIIQAIEGKQSIFECYVHDNPKCVVKKIMFEAEYLMENYLKNQRFDAAVRQKRAVFG; encoded by the coding sequence ATGAAATATTCAAAAGCAACTGATTATGCATTACACACGATGGTTTTATTAGGAGAAAAACATCAAGAACCGCCCATTAGTGTCGTTGAATTAACAGAAAGCCAAAACATCTCACCTACTTATCTTTCAAAAATATTAACCAAATTATCCAAAGAAGGACTGGTAAAAGCAACTTCAGGAACAAATGGTGGGTATTCGATTCGAAATGATTGGGAAATGATTTCTTTTCTGGATATTATTCAAGCAATCGAGGGGAAACAATCCATTTTTGAATGTTATGTGCACGACAATCCAAAATGTGTCGTTAAAAAAATTATGTTCGAAGCCGAATATTTGATGGAAAACTATCTCAAAAACCAACGTTTCGATGCTGCCGTTCGACAAAAGAGAGCGGTTTTCGGATAA
- a CDS encoding FAD-dependent oxidoreductase, which yields MLYDCIVVGGGPAGANAALVLGRAKLNVLLIDDDQARNKVTHESHGFITNDRLSPTEIKKRAFNDLLKYPTIH from the coding sequence ATGTTATATGATTGTATTGTAGTTGGTGGCGGTCCTGCAGGGGCCAATGCTGCCTTAGTTTTAGGTAGAGCAAAGTTAAACGTCTTGCTCATTGATGATGACCAAGCGCGTAACAAAGTGACACATGAATCACACGGATTTATCACAAATGATCGTTTATCACCTACTGAAATAAAAAAACGTGCCTTCAATGATTTATTGAAATATCCAACCATTCATTAA
- a CDS encoding NAD(P)/FAD-dependent oxidoreductase, producing MDHVETIEDQGEFFTVKTTTQEFSATRIVLAIGLKETLPDIPGLSSLYGQSFFNCSFCDGWEMKDKKLGVIIEQEEFILHFVPMIFHWNQTITVLTNGISVNKEIKQRLNEKKISLIEQPIQKITNQGVYFISDTKKIIDGGFVMPTFSVNTSFIQGFSLSLNEWSYRYGRLRTDFLSTYLCSLR from the coding sequence ATGGATCACGTTGAAACCATTGAAGATCAAGGAGAATTTTTCACGGTCAAAACAACAACTCAGGAATTTTCGGCTACACGGATTGTTTTAGCAATTGGGTTAAAAGAAACGTTACCAGATATTCCTGGATTATCGTCTTTGTATGGACAGTCCTTTTTTAATTGTTCGTTCTGTGACGGCTGGGAAATGAAAGATAAAAAATTAGGAGTAATTATTGAGCAAGAGGAATTTATTTTACATTTTGTGCCTATGATTTTTCATTGGAATCAGACAATCACCGTTTTGACTAACGGAATATCGGTGAATAAAGAAATCAAGCAGCGCTTAAATGAAAAAAAAATCTCTTTGATTGAACAGCCGATTCAAAAAATAACCAATCAAGGAGTTTACTTTATATCTGACACGAAAAAAATAATTGATGGTGGATTTGTCATGCCGACATTCAGTGTCAATACATCTTTTATTCAAGGATTTTCCTTATCCTTAAATGAATGGTCGTATCGCTACGGACGACTTCGGACAGACTTCCTATCCACGTATTTATGCAGCTTGCGATAG